The Moorella glycerini genomic interval TGGGTTAGCTTGCCACTGGCGACTTCCTGATCCAGTTTGGTTTTAGCCTCATTAATTAGCTTTTCTTTGAGCTGTGCCAGGGTCAGGCCCTTTTCAGTAGCTATCTGCTCCAGGGTTTTACCACTCTGGAGTTCCTGGCGCAACTCCTGCGGCGTCATTCCCAGGGCGGTGGCAATGGCGTTACCCGGGAATTGCTGCCGTCCGTGAGGTCCGGGTTTGTACCCTGCGAACCATGGCCAGTCTCCAGCAGCAATGGCCTTTTGCAGCTTCTCTGCCCTGGCGCTGTCCATTAAACCGGCAGATACAGCGGCGTCAAGGGCCTGCTGCCCGGCATTTTTCATAGCATCCTGGAGCTTGTCTACTCCTATTCCCAGGTTGGCGGCCAGTTTTTCCAGGTAAAGCTGCTTCAAGCTGGTCCGGGGCTGGGAAGAGGAATTGTCCTGGGCCATAGCTATTCCCGCGGCAGCCAGGCTCAGGACCACTACCAGGATTAAAACCGGGCTGAGGTACTTTTTGATTTTAGCCAAGTTCATCACCTCCTCTCTGGAGGTTATTTTATCCACCTATGTTGAAAAAAAGATGAAATTAACCTGAGAAAATCATAAGAAATTATGCGCTCCTCAACAACGGCAGGATAACCCTGAAGGTCGTACCCTCCCCTACCCTGCTTTCTACCTTAATCTCTCCCTGATGTTGCTCGACAATCCAGCGGGCAATGGCCAGCCCCAGGCCGGTACCGCCGCTGCTGCGGGTGGTGTCGGCCCGGTAAAAACGTTCAAAAATGTGTTCCAGATCTGCGGGAGCAATGCCAGGCCCGGTATCCTTCACCTCGATAACCAGTCCTTCAGGTTTAACAGATGCCGCCAGCTCGATCTCACCCCCGGCAGGAGTGTATTTAAAGGCATTATCCAGTAAGATAAAAAGTAATTGCTTTAAATAATCCCGGTTGCCCATGATCTGCCTTCCCGCCAGGTTTTCAAGTCCGGTGGCCGTAAAGGTGGCCTCGCCCAGCAAGGGAGCCTGGCGGGCGACTTCCTGCATAAGCCCGGCTATCTCCATAGGCTCGCGTTTAATTTCCTGGCCGGCGTCCGCCCTGGCCAGGGTAAGGAGGTCATTCACCAGCCGGCTCATCCGTTCGGCCTCGCTGGCTATATCAGCCAGGGCTTCTTCCTGGGTTGCCATGTCCGCGCCCTTCATTTTGCGCAGTAAATCCACATTACCGCGGATGGTGGTCAGGGGGGTACGCAATTCATGGGAGGCATCGGCAACAAAGCGGCGCTGGGCGCTGTAGGCTTCCTCCAAACGGGTGTAGGCCCTTTGCAGGCGGCCCAGCATGGCATTAAAAGTGGCCGCCAGCCGGCCGATCTCGTCCATGGGGCCATGGTAGGGAACGCGCTGGGCCAGATCCCTCCCCTCCCCTATCTGTGCCGCCACCTGGGTCAGGCGCTCGATGGGCCTGAGGGCTGCCCGGGCGAGGATATAGCCCAGGATGGTAGCCATTAAAACAGCAACCAGTCCCAGGAAGATAAGTACCCGGCGCAGGTTGCCCAGGGTTTTTTCCACGGTACTCAAAATGGTAGCTACCTGGAGCAAGCCCACCGGCTGGCCCCTGAGCAGGAGGGGTACATTGTAAACCCTTAAGGAGTAATTATCGATGGCCTCTGTCGTAAAGAAAGCAATACCCTGGCGGGCCTGGATTAACGTTTGGGGTCCCACCGGCAGGGTCTGGCGACCTAAATTGTACGACCTGGTAACCACAAAGCCTTCGCTGTCGACTATTTGCAAAAAGATATCGGGAGCAGCAAAAACGTTAACATCGGGCAGGGTGATACGCTGCTGGCGCAGGAAATTGCTTTCAACTTTTATGGAGCTGACGACCTCCTGGGCGCGGAAAGCCAGGGAACGATCAACGGCACTGGTCAGGTAGCGCCCCATAAAGAGGTAGACCAGGCTTCCCAGGACGAGAAAGGTGAGGGTCAGGATAACAGTAACTAAAAGGGTAAGGCGCCAGCGCAGGGTCATGGCTGTTGCTCCTTGAGGACGTAGCCCACCCCGCGGACCGTCTGGATAAGGCGCGGCTCGCCCCCCGCTTCCAGCTTGGAGCGTAAATAGCCAATGTAAACTTCCAGGACATTGGATTCGCCGCTGAAATCATAACCCCAGATGCGGGTCATGAGCTCGTCGCGGGTAAGGACCCGGAGGGGATTTTGCAGGAAATAAGCCAGCAGTTCATACTCCTTGGCCGTGAGGGTGAAGGTTCGCGCGCCTCTTTTTCCTTCCCTTGTGGCTGTATTTAAAGTTAAATCGCTGTACTGGAGGATTTTTGGCTCTTTTCCCCGGGACCGGCGCCGCAGGAGGGCGCGGATGCGAGCCAGCAGTTCTTCCAGGGCAAAGGGTTTAACCAGGTAGTCGTCGGCCCCGGTATCCAGTCCCAGGACCCGGTCGGCGGTATCATCCCGGGCCGTCAGCATGAGGATGGGAATATCACTGTGGGCCCGCAACTGCCGGCATACGGCCAGGCCGTCAATACCGGGCAGCATGATATCGAGGACAATAAGGTCGGGCTGGCTGGCGGCCAGAGCCAGGG includes:
- a CDS encoding sensor histidine kinase gives rise to the protein MTLRWRLTLLVTVILTLTFLVLGSLVYLFMGRYLTSAVDRSLAFRAQEVVSSIKVESNFLRQQRITLPDVNVFAAPDIFLQIVDSEGFVVTRSYNLGRQTLPVGPQTLIQARQGIAFFTTEAIDNYSLRVYNVPLLLRGQPVGLLQVATILSTVEKTLGNLRRVLIFLGLVAVLMATILGYILARAALRPIERLTQVAAQIGEGRDLAQRVPYHGPMDEIGRLAATFNAMLGRLQRAYTRLEEAYSAQRRFVADASHELRTPLTTIRGNVDLLRKMKGADMATQEEALADIASEAERMSRLVNDLLTLARADAGQEIKREPMEIAGLMQEVARQAPLLGEATFTATGLENLAGRQIMGNRDYLKQLLFILLDNAFKYTPAGGEIELAASVKPEGLVIEVKDTGPGIAPADLEHIFERFYRADTTRSSGGTGLGLAIARWIVEQHQGEIKVESRVGEGTTFRVILPLLRSA
- a CDS encoding response regulator transcription factor; translated protein: MRTRILVVDDDAKITSMLKRALTYEGYEVEVASNGHQALALAASQPDLIVLDIMLPGIDGLAVCRQLRAHSDIPILMLTARDDTADRVLGLDTGADDYLVKPFALEELLARIRALLRRRSRGKEPKILQYSDLTLNTATREGKRGARTFTLTAKEYELLAYFLQNPLRVLTRDELMTRIWGYDFSGESNVLEVYIGYLRSKLEAGGEPRLIQTVRGVGYVLKEQQP